Proteins co-encoded in one Bacilli bacterium PM5-9 genomic window:
- a CDS encoding uncharacterized membrane protein YraQ (UPF0718 family) (product_source=COG0701; cog=COG0701; ko=KO:K07089; pfam=PF03773; superfamily=103473; transmembrane_helix_parts=Outside_1_42,TMhelix_43_65,Inside_66_85,TMhelix_86_108,Outside_109_117,TMhelix_118_140,Inside_141_146,TMhelix_147_166,Outside_167_211,TMhelix_212_231,Inside_232_243,TMhelix_244_266,Outside_267_275,TMhelix_276_298,Inside_299_310,TMhelix_311_333,Outside_334_334), whose protein sequence is MFIFEFLNNQLLKMEWLSDLVKILVEDVFGLNISERLGGSIHFFIYDVVKIFILLSVLIFAISYVQSFFPPERTRKILGRYNGVTANILGALLGTITPFCSCSSIPLFIGFTSAGLPIGVTFSFLISSPLVDLASVLLLASIFNWKIAIAYVLVGLVLAVLGGTIISKAKLEDYVEPFVYSNKMMESEQEELTTKDRINFGKDQVKDIVKKVWLYILIGVGIGAAIHNWVPENIISAVLGQDKWYSVLIATFVGVPMYADIFGTLPIAEALVLKGVGLGTVLSFMMGVTALSLPSMIMLKKVVKTKLLAVFFGVVTIGIIVIGYLFNVFGYLLV, encoded by the coding sequence TGAGTTTTTAAATAATCAGCTATTAAAAATGGAGTGGTTATCTGATCTAGTAAAGATTTTAGTAGAAGATGTGTTTGGCTTGAATATCTCAGAGAGACTTGGCGGAAGTATTCACTTTTTCATTTATGATGTCGTAAAAATATTTATATTATTATCTGTACTTATATTTGCGATTTCATATGTACAGAGTTTTTTTCCTCCGGAGAGGACGAGAAAAATACTCGGAAGATATAATGGAGTTACTGCCAATATACTGGGAGCTTTGCTAGGAACGATAACACCATTTTGCTCGTGTTCATCAATACCACTTTTTATTGGATTTACTAGTGCAGGACTTCCAATAGGGGTTACCTTCTCTTTCTTGATTTCATCCCCACTTGTTGATTTGGCATCTGTACTATTGCTTGCCAGCATCTTCAACTGGAAAATTGCGATAGCATACGTGTTGGTAGGTCTTGTTCTGGCTGTTTTAGGTGGAACTATAATAAGCAAGGCTAAACTTGAAGATTATGTAGAACCTTTTGTCTATAGCAATAAAATGATGGAATCAGAGCAAGAAGAATTGACTACTAAAGACAGAATAAATTTCGGGAAAGATCAAGTAAAAGATATTGTGAAAAAAGTTTGGCTTTATATTCTGATAGGAGTTGGCATTGGGGCTGCAATACACAATTGGGTACCTGAAAATATTATCTCAGCGGTTCTCGGTCAGGATAAGTGGTATTCTGTGCTTATTGCAACATTCGTTGGTGTACCTATGTATGCGGATATATTCGGAACGCTTCCGATTGCAGAAGCTTTAGTGTTAAAGGGAGTTGGACTTGGAACGGTACTATCTTTTATGATGGGTGTTACTGCGCTTTCGCTTCCGTCTATGATAATGCTTAAAAAAGTTGTTAAGACAAAGTTATTAGCAGTATTTTTTGGTGTGGTAACTATTGGAATAATCGTCATTGGATACCTATTCAATGTTTTTGGCTATCTGCTTGTATAA
- a CDS encoding hypothetical protein (product_source=Hypo-rule applied; transmembrane_helix_parts=Outside_1_3,TMhelix_4_18,Inside_19_41) — protein sequence MNIALYIITVALLLFSYYKDKKKTKMALRKAWKAFFEQKIW from the coding sequence ATGAATATAGCATTATATATAATTACCGTGGCATTATTATTATTCTCATATTATAAAGATAAGAAGAAGACGAAGATGGCCTTAAGAAAAGCATGGAAAGCTTTCTTCGAGCAAAAAATATGGTAA
- a CDS encoding ArsR family transcriptional regulator (product_source=KO:K03892; cath_funfam=1.10.10.10; cog=COG0640; ko=KO:K03892; pfam=PF01022; smart=SM00418; superfamily=46785), with protein sequence MENIVDMMKALSDETRLRIINLLYTKDLCVFDIVETLGITQTKASRHLKYLKNAGLVEDRKQAQWVYYSVVRNTNNKFLDSLIHENIRSKESFKSDLSNLEAWIIRKDIECY encoded by the coding sequence GTGGAAAATATTGTTGACATGATGAAAGCTCTGTCAGACGAAACTAGATTGAGAATTATAAATTTACTTTATACTAAAGATCTTTGTGTCTTTGATATTGTTGAAACATTAGGCATAACACAGACTAAAGCATCAAGACACTTGAAATATTTAAAAAATGCAGGTCTTGTAGAGGACCGAAAACAAGCTCAGTGGGTGTACTATTCAGTTGTACGGAACACAAATAATAAGTTTTTAGATAGCCTTATACATGAAAATATTCGCTCAAAAGAATCGTTTAAATCTGACCTGAGCAATCTTGAGGCTTGGATTATAAGAAAAGATATAGAGTGTTATTAG
- a CDS encoding small redox-active disulfide protein 2 (product_source=TIGR00412; cath_funfam=3.40.30.10; cog=COG5494; pfam=PF13192; superfamily=52833,57059; tigrfam=TIGR00412), which translates to MALFGKKSKKEETKSCCCGGNCDTESMAKAETAKSEGAGVKVLGSGCAKCNQLEEATKAALEQLGMDTTIDHVTDFSQIAAYGVMATPALVIDGKVVSYGKVLKTDEVVKILQKVRG; encoded by the coding sequence ATGGCATTGTTTGGTAAGAAGAGTAAAAAAGAGGAAACTAAATCTTGTTGCTGTGGTGGAAATTGTGATACTGAAAGCATGGCAAAAGCAGAAACCGCTAAATCTGAAGGTGCAGGAGTAAAGGTATTGGGAAGTGGATGTGCCAAGTGTAATCAACTTGAAGAGGCAACAAAAGCAGCCTTGGAACAACTTGGAATGGATACTACTATTGATCATGTAACTGATTTTTCACAGATTGCAGCGTATGGAGTGATGGCTACCCCTGCTCTTGTCATCGATGGAAAAGTGGTTTCCTATGGTAAGGTTCTTAAAACTGATGAGGTAGTAAAGATACTGCAAAAAGTAAGAGGCTAA